Proteins from a genomic interval of Diospyros lotus cultivar Yz01 chromosome 6, ASM1463336v1, whole genome shotgun sequence:
- the LOC127803456 gene encoding probable inactive receptor kinase RLK902, which yields MMPYPLFLFLLLVLLSLLPAGKPDLAADKAALLSLRSTVGGRSLLWNLSDPTAPCFWPGVTCQSGRVTELRLPGMGLSGRLPSNTVGNLTRLHTLSLRFNALSGPLPADLAAVSDLRNLYLQGNHFSGPIPDFVFSLRNLIRLNLASNNFSGEISPAINNLTRLGTLYLENNKLTGSIPDLNLPSLVQFNVSNNQLTGSIPSRLSHHPASSFAGNSLCGGPLLSCNGTSTESENKLSGAAIAGIVIGSIIAFLIILAILILICRRRSEKRESKDVAKVRQTEIEIPRGKSAGDTSSFSGGAPAPVRKVDAGASGKKSLVFFGKSERVFDLEDLLRASAEVLGKGTFGTAYKAVLEMGTVVAVKRLRDVTVPEKEFRERMEAVGAMNHENLVPLRAYYYSKDEKLLVYDYMPMGSLSALLHGNRGTGRTPLNWETRSAIALRAARGIAYLHSQGPEFSHGNIKSSNILLTQSYEARVSDFGLAQLVGPTPTPNRVAGYRAPEVTDARKVSQKADVYSFGVLLLELLTGKAPTNSVLNEEGVDLPRWVQSVVGEEWTADVFDLELLRYQSVEEEMIQLLQLAIDCVAHYPDRRPSMTEVNTQIEILCRSSLHKQQDPFGDITNGEDEQHGNAVDSASGAD from the exons ATGATGCCTTATCCACTTTTCTTATTCCTACTACTcgttctcctctctctcctccccGCCGGCAAACCAGACCTCGCCGCCGACAAAGCCGCCCTTCTCTCCCTCCGCTCCACCGTCGGCGGCCGATCCCTTCTCTGGAACCTCTCCGACCCCACCGCTCCATGCTTCTGGCCCGGGGTAACCTGCCAGTCGGGCCGGGTCACGGAGCTTCGCCTCCCCGGAATGGGCCTCTCCGGCCGCCTCCCTTCCAACACAGTAGGAAATCTGACCCGTCTGCACACGCTGAGCCTCAGGTTCAATGCCCTGTCTGGCCCGCTTCCGGCGGACCTTGCCGCCGTCTCCGACCTCCGTAACCTCTACCTCCAGGGGAACCACTTCTCCGGCCCAATTCCCGACTTTGTCTTCTCTCTGCGCAACCTCATCCGCCTCAACCTCGCCTCCAACAACTTCTCCGGTGAGATCTCGCCCGCCATCAACAACCTTACTCGGCTCGGCACCCTCTACTTGGAGAATAACAAACTCACCGGTTCGATTCCCGACCTTAACCTCCCGAGCCTCGTTCAGTTCAACGTTTCCAACAACCAATTAACCGGCTCGATTCCCTCCAGACTTAGCCACCATCCCGCCAGCTCATTCGCCGGAAATTCTCTCTGTGGCGGCCCGCTCTTGTCTTGCAACGGTACTTCAACTGAGAGCGAAAACAAACTCTCCGGCGCTGCTATCGCCGGTATCGTCATTGGTTCGATAATTGCATTCTTGATCATTCTAGcaattttaatacttatttgcCGACGAAGAAGTGAAAAAAGAGAATCGAAGGACGTAGCTAAAGTAAGGCAGACGGAAATTGAAATTCCGCGCGGAAAATCAGCCGGAGATACTAGTAGTTTCAGTGGGGGTGCTCCGGCGCCGGTAAGGAAGGTGGATGCGGGTGCGAGCGGGAAGAAGAGCTTAGTATTTTTTGGGAAATCGGAGAGGGTGTTTGATTTGGAGGACTTGTTGAGAGCGTCGGCGGAGGTGTTGGGAAAGGGTACATTTGGGACGGCGTATAAGGCGGTGCTGGAAATGGGGACGGTGGTGGCGGTGAAGAGGCTGAGGGACGTGACGGTGCCAGAGAAGGAATTCCGGGAGAGGATGGAGGCGGTTGGAGCCATGAATCATGAAAATTTGGTTCCTCTGCGGGCTTATTACTACAGCAAGGATGAGAAGCTTCTTGTCTATGATTACATGCCAATGGGAAGCTTGTCTGCACTTTTACATG GAAACAGAGGAACTGGTAGGACACCATTAAACTGGGAAACAAGGTCTGCAATTGCCCTCAGAGCAGCACGTGGGATTGCGTATCTCCACTCACAGGGCCCGGAATTCTCCCATGGCAACATCAAATCCTCTAATATCCTCCTTACTCAGTCCTATGAGGCCCGTGTGTCTGATTTTGGCCTTGCCCAACTTGTTGGACCCACTCCCACTCCTAACCGCGTTGCTGGTTACCGAGCACCCGAGGTGACCGACGCCCGGAAAGTCTCTCAGAAAGCTGACGTATACAGCTTTGGAGTGTTGCTGCTGGAACTGCTAACAGGAAAGGCTCCCACTAACTCCGTCTTGAATGAGGAGGGGGTAGACCTGCCAAGATGGGTCCAGTCTGTGGTTGGGGAGGAGTGGACAGCTGACGTGTTTGACCTTGAGCTCCTTAGGTATCAAAGCGTTGAAGAGGAGATGATTCAGCTCTTGCAGCTTGCCATTGATTGTGTTGCTCATTACCCTGACAGGCGCCCCTCGATGACTGAGGTGAATACCCAAATTGAAATTCTTTGCCGTTCTAGTTTGCATAAACAGCAAGATCCTTTTGGTGACATAACCAATGGCGAGGACGAGCAGCATGGCAATGCTGTTGATTCGGCTTCAGGTGCCGATTGA